The Mastacembelus armatus chromosome 20, fMasArm1.2, whole genome shotgun sequence DNA segment ATCATACTTACTGCAGTTTCTCTATAGCACTATGTGCAAAGTTGATGCCACAACTAACTAGATGAGGGAAAGTGCATGACTGGGTCTGTCTAGCCAGTGAGGCAGGACAGTATTACCTGCTAAATGATAGTTTATGGTGGCTATAAAAGCCAGACTCAACAGGAGAGATCCACAACAAAGACGGTGACAAGGGCTCCAATGCCACCTCTTGATACCTGAGCTTTGAAGTGGCCTTTAACAGGTGTTTAATCTATTTTTTACCAGATGAAGAGCAGGCATAGTTAGATAATGCTAAGGATTATGGAtcttttcattaaattaatttttggggcatttttgcctttattcaACAGTAGATCATGGCATACGGAGGCGGGGGGGCTGTGACACAGAACCATCGACATTGCAAATTGTGCTGCACCTGCTGTAATCACTTGCTGATCAGGATACTCCAGGAAATTGGTTTTTGAAGACACTGACAGAAACTATGGAGACTTGGGATGCTGAATTGGCCACTGTAGCATGTGCGGTAGCAGTTGTAGTCTTGATCATGACAGTGTATAGTAGTTTATGGGTTATCATAATTCTCTAGCTAATGTACTATGACAGATCTGAGCAAAATGTCCTTTCTCTCCACAGTCTTTGCATTTAGCTTTAGCATCTGGTCAGGAGAGTGCATTAGCCAAAGGACTGTGACCCACATATAAAGAATGTGTCTGAAGGTTTTGCAAAACAGGCATAAGCCAAGGTAACTCACTCAGAGGATGTGGTTTCTTGTGCAGCATTGTACTTGCAAGCTGTGTTTTCACCAGCCATACAGGCTCTCTGTTCTACTGCAGACTTAATCTGTGCAGCAAGCCTGATGGCTTTGTCCAGGTTTGGCTCCATCGGGAGCCACCCTCTTGTTCACATTTGAAACGTTCTCGAAAAACTGATCACAAACCAAAAAGCATTGTCTCTTAAGACTAAGAACTGATTAGCAGTCTCATGAAGAAGCTGAGCCCATCTTCCATGACTGCATAAATGACCAGGAGATAACTGTCAAATATCTGTAGTCAGGTCTATAAATTATTCTAATTTTCCtatgtgatatatattttttatcttgcTGAATATCACTGTTTTGCTGCTGTATTAATCAAATTTTCCAACAGGTATTAACATTTGAGCTCATTTGATATTGACACCTCCACTTTTCTGATACTGTTACAGGTAGtaaactgttgttgttttatccATGAATGTACTCTGAGCCGTGTTGTAAAAGCCATACTTAAATGACCCAGTAGATAATACCAGTTATCAAGGATCACCACTGTGTTAGGCTCAAACGAAAGCAGAGAACCTGAAGAGGGGCAGATAAAGttaaatttgtttaatgatACAAGACTCAGATCAGCggttttgttgatttattttgattaaggtttcagtgtattttttttactgccaGCAAATCAGTCATCAACCTGAAACTAAACCATTCAGGtgatcctctctctctctctctgtccttctctctctctctcaggccCCTGAGTCCAGGTGGTGTTGAGCACATAAAACTGGATAAAATAATTGCATCAGTACTAGTTGGGCACTGCGCCCTGTCCATGTAGCTGGTCTGCCTTGGGGTGCCATGGCCACAGGAACCCAGGGCCACCTTGACCACATCTTGGAGAAAGCCAAGCTGACACCACCCACAGGGAGGCACAGGAGAGCAGAGGGGAAGCCGAAGAAGAATTTCCTCTGCCAAGAGTGTCAGAAAGCTTTCAACAGTGTGGAGAAGCTAAAGGTGCACTCATACTCTCACACAGGAGAAAGACCCTACCGCTGCTCCCACCCTGACTGCACCAAGGCTTTCGTCTCCAAATACAAGCTGCTACGGTACAAACAAGCAGCAGTACATAGCAGGCTGCATCATGTTGCTTTTCTATTTACACCTTTGGTAACATAGTGCTCTGTAGTCAGAATGATGTGTTGATGATTCTAGCTTTTAGatcttgtgtttatgtgtttgaaaaaaaaatgctactaTAACACATATTCGCAGCAATTCTAAGTGCTAATAGGATGTGTCTGTGTTCCAAGGCATATGGCAACTCACTCGCCAGAAAAAAACCACAAGTGTACATACTGTGAGAAAATGTTCCACCGCAAGGATCACTTAAAGAATCACCTTCATACTCACGACCCATACAAGGAGGCGTTCACCTGTCAGGAGTGTGGCAAGAGCTACAACACTAAGCTGGGCTTCAAACGCCACCTTGCCCTCCATGCTGCCAACAGTGGAGACCTCACCTGCCAAGTCTGCCTGCAGCTGTTCCCCAGCACTGTGGTTCTTTTAGAACACCTCAAAACACACGCTGGCAAGTCCTCTAGTGGGaccaaagagaaaaagcatCACTGCGAGCACTGTGAGCGCAGATTTTACACCCGTAAAGATGTACGACGCCACATGGTGGTGCACACAGGACTCAAGGACTTCCTTTGTCAATATTGTGCCCAGCGCTTTGGCAGAAAGGACCACCTAACACGTCATGTGAAGAAGAGCCATGCCCGGGAGCTGCTGAGGGTAAAGACTGAGCCAGCAGATTCGCTGGAGCCTGTAGTCTATAACTTGTTGCCTGGGGACATCAAGGGTGAGCTCCCGGGGACACAGAGGCCAAACCAGCTCAATATATACACAGGCCCTGTCCTGGAACCAGAGCCTTTCCCCACCTCCACACACCCCTTTTCTTTAAAGTACCCACTGGGCTCCAGCTTTACCTCATACACTGTCTCCTCACAGGAGCATGAGCAGAATCTAAAGGGAGAACTGGAGACCTACCTGATGGAGCTGCAGAGCAGCATGCCCTCATCATCCTCAGCAGCCCAGGAATCCCAGCTCTCCTCCTCCAAGCTTGAGTTGGAGCCTCAGGTGAATATGCTGGAGGGAGCAAGTGAGGAGGTGTCCATATCCAAAATGTCCACATCAGTGGCAGCAGCCACTCCAGAAGATTCTCTTGCCTTGGACTTCTCACAGCTTTTCAACTTCCTTCCGCTCAATGGGCCACTGTACAACCAGACAGGGGGCAGTGGGGGGCAGGGTGTTTCTTATCTACCTAATGAAGAGCCCACACCTCTTGTCCAGCTGCCCACGCAGCCCTCTGAAGGCCCAGAGGCTGTAGAGAGTTCGCTTCATGGGCTTCCCTCCTCCTTCATTTCCACCATGAGCACACCCACCACACTGCCTCGCTTTCATCAAGCATTTCAGTGATCCAGTATGTACTGCACcaggcacacatgcactctAACACAAACTGACACGCATGTCTGAACGACACacatcagcagacagacaccaaaacaaGATGCCAGTAACACGTTAGATAATAGCAACTCTGTTGTTTTCTATGACAGCATGAGCAGATACATGATGATGAGCACTGatagcagcaaacacacacctccacatAAGGTTTAGATTAATCATCTTTCTAATGTCTACTGTTGGGATGTGTTTGCATAATAGTGGCAAAATAATTCTcttgtgctgtgtgtttatgcaaaTACACTTTCGAAATTCTTGTTTCTTGCTGTTTGCAAGTTTTATAATCTGTAATGATCTCTTCTTATTACCAGAAGATATGACTTATAGGGGATGTAGCCTCCAGGATGTAATCACATCACAAGCAATAGCTCTCCGTCACAGGCTGTGCAGGTCAGCACGGCTCAGGATCACACTGCATCATATTTCACTGCAGCACCACTCTCAACTCCAACATCAATGAAAAGCATGCCACATATACATTAGTTTTTCTCTGCAGTAATATAGACATAGCTTAATAACATCGATATGTGTCCATTTAAAACCATAAATTTATATTATGGAAGTTGTGGAGTTTTCACACAGATGAATTATAGTAATTcgattgcattttattttctttagaaCTGATTGACCACAGTATGGATATTTTGCAATGTATATTGTTTTCTGTATGGCACTTTGAACTTTGATGCCATCTGGCATCATAGGTGatctttgtttttatgcctTTCTTATTTGTTGTAGGATGTTAAAGGGCCAGTCTGATGTTTTGCCCATTTACATTGATTTAATACATCATGTACTGTAAGGCACAGCTGATCATTTCCAGAGCAATGTTCCAGGCAGCTAttgtgtttcattcatttaaaatcagcatgGAAATTATCTTACTTGACTCAGGTAATGCATGACAGAGATCATGTCTGCTTGGATTTTTTTGTCATCGCtgtaacgtgtgtgtgtgcttatatgTGCGTTACCTAATTTTCATTGTGCTGTATTGCACAACCTTGTTTCAAGCCTCTGCAAGTTTATTTCCAAtataaagtgaaatgaaatgaaaccaacAGCTTcctggaaaatggaaaaattgaTCCAAAACAACTGAATCAGTCAAAACATCTCAAacctaaaaaaatataaataaataaataaaacatgcaggaaGCTAAAAGTAAATGTCATTAGTAGTAAATAGGctaaacatggaaaaacatcagtgtggtCCTTTTGTTCTATCCATAAAACAGAAGTTGATTTATATTACTAGAGACAAGGTACTGAGAAGGAACTACTGAGCAACAGTATTACAgttatacatttcattttggTGGATTTTCCTAACCCCCACATGAAACAGTGGgaacatttttcataaaaatgtcTATTATTGTGCTGCTCTTAGTTATTCCCCAAAACCCAAGCCAAagtcaacaaaacacagacgtTACTGTAGAGTGCTCAGGTGTGTGAAAATAGCTATCGGACTAAATCTGTCGCAATGTAGGGCGCGAGCTGCCACCAGGGGCTGTCATGTCATTCTGCAGTTTCCCCCTATATCCAACATAGCATCACTAATAAGGGACTTGAGATCAACCATATACAGTAGAGCGCTTAACAAATTTATTAGACCACTGGTCATAATGTAATGTTTGTGACACAGCTGCCCTAAACTACAGGTTAATACACCTGTATGTGCAAGCTAATActaaaatgtgtaattattgTTATCCTTGAATTTTGGAATTCACTATTTTACAggaaaggcaggaaaaaaatcacagcacattattagtttttttattCAGATGCCCAGTTACAGTTATTCACTTGTGTTTCTTAATAGGGAAAATTTTACGcttgattaatttttttttaacttctgaTAGAAGTCCAACATGCCGACTCACATTTGGGGATCTAAACATGACTTGAATTTGAAATTCCTCTTTCCTGTTCAAAACAGTGAACCTAGTAagtgacaataaaatgtttagtttcAGACAAGCTTTTGACAGGTTtccaaaatatatttgttttcccttttttgtgAATGGAGCTCCAATAAATTTGTTAAGCACTGCATATGGGTCAGGGGTATCCAACTTCCGTCCTCaaaggccactgtcctgcttgttttctaactataCACgtttctgattgactgaacacacctgatccaggtaatcagcagtgggcagggcagggataggtggaaaacaagcagcacagtggacttcgaggaacatgggttggggACCCCTTATCTGGGTTAATAGGCATCCAGACAAAAGGCTGACAACCTTTGACCATGATGCACCAACACACATAGCCATTATTTATGACCCTAACCCCATCAGGATCTATGTCAGAGTACTCCAGGCTCAGTGTGTCATTACTAATAGTTTTGAACATGGCTGCTAAGCCGTTCCACTTTCACCTTGTTGGAGTTGTGTCCTATTTTTTAAAAGATAGTTAGCTTACCTTGTATGTGAATGTTAGACTGAAACTAAAGCCTTTAGTTGGGGATGGATTTTACATGTGCTTACATATGGTACCAAGTACCGCTGTATATTATGTGTTATAAAAGGGAAATGTAGTGGTATGAAagatgaaacataaaaatgcaaataaggGCTACATCAATTATTGGGGTGGGTAGTGGGGCTGCATCGAATGCTTTGCTTTTTAAAAGTGCAAGAGGCTCTATAGCTTCATTACAATCTTCACTGCACACTCCCACCCTTTGACTTAAAAATAACTGCCGCAGCTTCCCCCACTGCACTACCAGTCAAAACATTTGGACACATTTCCCCACGGCAGTGACTGGTAGTGCATGTCACAATTATAGCACAGTTTTAGAGTGTACCCCAATGTAAACAACTTTCTGCAATGTAGACCATTAATATacacattaaaagtaaaattagaAATGACCAGATCAACACTTCAATATAACAGAAAGTGTGTTGTACTTACCAATAATCCATTCACACTCTATCTTTGAAGCAAGAGCTGGATATAAATCTAAAATATGCCTATGCAGCTTCTTTTCTTATCCAATGTGGAACATACAGTATTGGGACTCTTACGTTCTATATGTAATCTATTGTACTGTAATGGAAAACTGCCAAATTTTGCTGCTATTTTGGTATTTTAGCCAGAAGTATGGGATGTGAAacaatttaaatagaaaatattttatgagtaacctttatatttttaaaatctgaatctAAATGTTATCCTGAAACATAAATCAGCTAACATTTGTAGAGGCCTGGGAGGTGTACAAAaatggaaagaaggaaaacatgcTTTACTACTATATGCTCTGTAAacaataaaagttaaaaagttgGAATCATGTCgagaaataatacaaatttaCTGAAAGCTCCACTAAGATCCAAAATCCTTTAACAATCCAGAAGCTTGTCAGTAATTGGTGGTGAGAAAAAATGACCACAGCCACATGCTCTGATTTCCTCTGGCACAGCTCCACTTTATGTTTAGATTACAGTGGAAGTCGCCCTCTAAAACAGAAAACGCATGATAGTCCTATAGGCCTTGACTAAATCTATAAACATGAACTCTGAGAAAGCTAAAGA contains these protein-coding regions:
- the plag1 gene encoding zinc finger protein PLAG1; amino-acid sequence: MATGTQGHLDHILEKAKLTPPTGRHRRAEGKPKKNFLCQECQKAFNSVEKLKVHSYSHTGERPYRCSHPDCTKAFVSKYKLLRHMATHSPEKNHKCTYCEKMFHRKDHLKNHLHTHDPYKEAFTCQECGKSYNTKLGFKRHLALHAANSGDLTCQVCLQLFPSTVVLLEHLKTHAGKSSSGTKEKKHHCEHCERRFYTRKDVRRHMVVHTGLKDFLCQYCAQRFGRKDHLTRHVKKSHARELLRVKTEPADSLEPVVYNLLPGDIKGELPGTQRPNQLNIYTGPVLEPEPFPTSTHPFSLKYPLGSSFTSYTVSSQEHEQNLKGELETYLMELQSSMPSSSSAAQESQLSSSKLELEPQVNMLEGASEEVSISKMSTSVAAATPEDSLALDFSQLFNFLPLNGPLYNQTGGSGGQGVSYLPNEEPTPLVQLPTQPSEGPEAVESSLHGLPSSFISTMSTPTTLPRFHQAFQ